A stretch of DNA from Brachyspira sp. SAP_772:
TAATGCATTTACTGCAATTAATATAGTTTGGCCAATCACTGCTTTATCATTTGGTATTTATGTAATGCTTACAATAGGCTCTATTGCACTCGCTGGTAAATGCATAGGAGAAAACAATATAAGAAGAGCTAATTTAATATTTACTCAAACTTT
This window harbors:
- a CDS encoding MATE family efflux transporter, with the protein product MELNNKTLIENSSIKLFFKFAIPSILGMIMGSAAVFVDGFFVAHFISANAFTAINIVWPITALSFGIYVMLTIGSIALAGKCIGENNIRRANLIFTQT